The following nucleotide sequence is from Polyangiaceae bacterium.
GTTGCCTCGGCCATTTTCAGTACACCTCGCACAGGAGCTCGCCACCAACCTTGCGGCTGCGAGCCTCGCGATCCGTCATCAGGCCATGAGAGGTGCTGAGGATGGACATCCCCAGGCCGCTCATGACACGCGGGATCTCGTTGTGCCCCACGTACACCCGGCGACCGGGCCGCGATACGCGACGCAGCTTACGGAAAGCCGGCGTGCGATCACGGTCGTACTTGAGGGCCAGGATGATTGAGGGCTTGCCCAGCACCTCTTCGGTACGCACGTCGGCGATGTAGCCTTCACGCTTGAGGATCTCGGCGATGCTCTTCTTCATCTTGGAGAGGGGCATGCGCGTCGTCTCGTGATGCGCGAGGGCAGCATTGCGAATGCGTGCCAGCATATCTGCGATGGGATCCGAAACCATTTCGTTCCGCTCCTTACCAGCTTGCCTTGGTTACGCCCGGCAGCTCCCCACGGAGCGCCATCTGCCGAAAGCAGATGCGGCAAAGGTTGAAGTCTCTGTAGACCGCCTTGGACCGTCCACACACGCGGCAACGATTGACGAACCGCACCTTGAACTTCGGTTCGCGGTTCAACTTTGCCCACTGACTAGCGCGTGCCATTTAATGCTCCTGAGGCCTTACTTCCGGAAAGGCATGCCGAACAGGTCGAGGAGCTCCTTGGCTTCCTCATTCGTGTTCGCAGTCGTCACGAAGGTGACGTTCATGCCCTTAACAGAGTCCACTTTGTCGAAATCGATCTCGGGGAAGATAATCTGCTCCTTGAGACCGAGCGTGTAGTTGCCCGCACCATCGAAGGCGCGAGGGCTGGTGCCGCGAAAGTCGCGAACGCGGGGGAGCGCCAAACTCAAGAGGCGATCCATGAACTCCCACATACGGTCTTTCCGCAGGGTAACCTTGACGCCAATCGGCATGTTCTCGCGGAGCTTGAATCCAGCGATCGACTTCTTGGCGCGGGTCACTACGGGCTGCTGCCCGGTGATCTTGCGAACTTCCTCCACTGCAGAGTCGATGACCTTGGGGTTACCGACCGCTGCACCCAGGCCCATGTTCACCACGATCTTCTCGAGGCGGGGCACCTGGTGGATGTTCTGGTACTCGAAGCGCTTCATCAATGCGGGTACGACTTCCTTGTCGTACTTGGTCCGCAGGCGCGCAGTGGTTGCTTGCTCGCTCATGACTTGACTGGCTCCGCAATCTCTTTGCCGCTCTTCACCGCGACGCGGACCTTCTTGCCGTCTTGCTCCGAGGAGCGAACGCGCGTTGGCTTGTCGCTCTCGGGATCGATCAGCATCACGTTGCTGGCATGAATCGGCGCCTCGACTTCGAGGATGCCGCCGGGCTGGTTCGGGGTGGCCTTCATGTGGCGCTTGATGAGGTTCACTCCCTCGATCACCACACGATCACCGCGCAGCTGCTTGATGCGGCCGCGACGTCCCTTGTTGTTTCCGCTGGTGACGATCACGTCGTCACCGACTCTGAGCCGCTGCATCACAGCACCTCCGGAGCGAGGGAGATGATTTTCATGAAGCGCTTGTGACGAAGCTCACGGGCGACCGGTCCGAAGATACGGGTGCCAACGGGCTCCTTCTGCGCGTTGATTAGAACGGCGCTGTTGCCGTCGAATTTGATGTAGCTGCCGTCGGGACGACGGTGCTCGCGCGCGGTGCGAACGACGACCGCTTTGGCGCGATCACCCTTCTTCACTTTGCTGCCGGGCATGGCTTCCTTGATGGAGACCACGATGATGTCGCCCACCTTGGCGTAACGACGACCGGAGCCGCCGAGGACCTTGATGCACTGGACGCGCTTGGCGCCAGAGTTGTCGGCGACGTCGAGAATGCTGAGTGCCTGAATCACGGTACGCCTCCTACTCCTGAACGGGGCGCTCGATCAGCTTGGTCACCTTCCAGCGCTTCTCCTTGGAGAGCGGGCGGTGCTCAGTGATCTCGACGCGATCGCCGGTCTTGAACTCGTTGTTCTCATCGTGCGCCTTGTACTTTTTCCGTACGCGAACGTACTTCTTGTACATCGGGTGCATCTTGAAGCGGGTCACCTCGACGACGACAGTCTTGTTCATCTTGTCGCTGGTGACGCGCCCAATCAGGCTGCGCCGAAAGCCGCGGTTGGGGTCGTGCTGGTGTGCAGCTGAGTTTTCTGCGTTCACGAGGCTGCTCCTTCACCCGCCGCTGCACGCTCGCTGAGGATCAGCTCGATGCGCGCGATGTCCTTGCGGGCCTTCGAAATCAGGCTCGTGTCGTCGAGCTGACTGGTGTGGTTCTTCATGCGGTAGCCGAAGCCATCCTTCTTGAGCTGAGCCTTCAGCTCGAGAAGGTCTTCCGTTGACCGCTCCCTCAGGTCCTTGGCCTTCATCACAGCACCCCACGAGCGAGGAATCGGCACGCGACCGGCAGCTTGGAAGCTGCGCGCTCGAACGCGATCCGAGCCATGTCTTCCGGCACGCCGCTGATCTCGAACAGCACGCGACCCGGCTTCACTGGAGCGACCCAATGATCCACGGAGCCCTTACCGGAACCCATGCGGACTTCGAGCGGCTTCTTCGTGACAGGCTTGTCGGGGAAGACGCGGATGAAGAGCTTGCCTTGACGCTTCACGTGACGGGTGATCGCCATACGGCCAGCCTCGATCTGACGCGCGGTCAGGTAGGCGGCGCCTACTGCTTGCAGCCCGAAGTCGCCGAAAGACACATCGCTGCCTTTCCACGCGGTACCGCGGTTGCGGCCCTTCTGCTGCTTGCGAAACTTGGTGCGCTTCGGAGAAAGCACGTCTACCTCACTGGGGGATGCGGCGAGCCTTGCGCTGAAGCACTTCGCCCTTGAAGATCCAGACCTTGACGCCCACGATGCCGGCAGTGGTCTTGGCCTGAGCCAAGCCGAAGTCGACATCTGCGCGCAGCGTGTGCAGGGGCACGCGGCCCTCGCGGTAAGTTTCGATACGCCCCATGTCCGCGCCACCGAGGCGGCCGGCACAGCGGATGCGCACGCCCTTGGCGCCGAACTTCATCGCGGTGCTCAGGGCCTTCTTCATTGCCCGGCGGAAAGCGATGCGGCGCTCGAGCTGCGTCGCGATGTTTTCTGCGACGAGCTGGGCGTTCGTCTCCATCTTGCGCACCTCTTGCACGTCGATGAAGACCTCGTTCTCGGTGAAAGCCTGAACGCCGGGGAACTTCGTCTCGCCCTTCTGGGCCGAGTCGAGGTTGCCGCTCTTCAGGATCTCGATGCCCTTGCCACCCTTGCCGATCACCATTCCGGGGCGAGCGGTGTAGACGATGACCTTGGCCTTGTTGGCAGCACGCTCGATCTCAACGGACGCCACGTTGGCGTTGTAGAGGTAGTCCTTGACCGCGCGCTTGATGCGCACGTCCTCATGGAGCCACTGCTTGTAGTTCTTGTCTTCGTACCACTTGCTCGTCCACGTCTTGATGACGCCTAGACGAAAGCCGTACGGATGCGTTTTTTGTCCCATAACGCTTCGTTGCTCTCTGGTTCAGGCCAGTTCTCGGTCAGCGCGCGTCGAGTTCGACGTGGATGTGGCTGACGCCCTTTTCTACGCGGGTTGCCCGACCCATCGCACGAGGACGCCAACGGCGCATGTGCTGGGTTGGCCCCTTGTCGACGGTCACCTTGCTGATGAACAGCGAGTCGGCGTCGACGCTCGGATTGCTCACGCGCGCGTTCGCAACGGCGCTGGCAATCAGTTTCTTTACGATCGGAGCGGCAGCCTTCGGGGTGAACTCCAGCATCTGGAGTGCCTCGGCTGCGTCTCGCCCGCGGACGAGGTTAGCGATGATCCGCGCTTTACGCGGACTGATGCGCTGAAATCTCGCTGTAGCTTCACTGATCATCTCGACAGTTTCCTCTAGAGACACGTCGACCCTGGGTACCGGCGAACCGGTGCCCGAACATGACAGCCAGGTCCCGGTTGCACGCTGGAGGCCCGAGGGCCGCTTGCGCGCCGCCGAAGGGCGGCTGTTGGAGGCGGTCCAACCACAATTGGTAGGGGCCTCCGAAAAGGGGTCGCCTTACTAGCAAACAGACTTCGACCGTGCAAGCGCGATGATTCGTTTTGATTACAACGACTTCCCGAACAGCTGTTCAGGTCGCGCTTCCGTTTGTCGCCGCGGGGAAACTCCGAGTCACCTCAGCGAGGTGAGCTCCGAAGTCCTCCCGTTGCGTCGCCGGACAGCTCTAGGGGAGCTGGCCCGGTTGGAAGAATGGCGGGCGCATCTGCCTCCATCAGCAGGGCGGATCAAGATCTTTCGCGGGTATTTTTCGTTACATGCCGCAGATCGATGGAATGCGCGGGGTTTAGGCGCAGCCGTGTCGCAGCACCTCGCCTCGTCGGGGCTATTGATCGCGGGGTTGGGGGTGAGGGTGCAGCGTACGCGCGCAGCACGAACCGTGTTTGAGCCGGTTTCCCCTCACCTGGTTCGCCCTTGGTTCGCCTCCCAACGCCCTGCTTCAGATCGGTGCTTTCGATCGGAACGTCCTCGCCGTCTCGCCACTGGCTTGGCCAGTTGGAGGGAATGCGATGAAGGTACGCTCGTATCACTTCGTCAGACGAGCGGTCTCGCCGCGCGAGGAAGTACAGGCGACCTGCAAGGCACGCAGGTTGCTTTGGATAATGCAGAACGGGCCCGGGTTAACCACGTAGGCCGCAGCCCAACCAACTCTAAGCCAACGTCACTAGCTTGGGAGAATCAGCATGAAGCAGAGTATTTTCGCTTGGTCCGCAGTCGCCCTCATCGCCTCTTCAGCCCTCGTCGGATGCGTGGTCGAAGAGGACAGCAACGTCGACAACACTGACGGTGGTGTCGCGGGTAAGGGGTCCGGAGGCAACGGCGCCACGGGTGGAACCGCGGGAACCGGCGGAAGCAGCACCGCGGGAACAGGCGGCGCGACGGGCGGCACCGGTGCAACCGGCGGCTCGGCTGGCGCGACCGGCGGCACCGCAGGTACGACCACGGGCGGCACTGGCGGCACCACGGGTGGCACCGGTGGAACCGGTGGCGCGGTGTGTTTGGATGACACCGCCACTACCACGCCGGACTGCGCCAACCTGGCCTACGCGGCGACCCAGTGCGACGACAACGGCAACACCGTGTCGGCTTATGGCAACGTCGTCTGCGCGTACACCAAGCTGTACGGGCGTCCTGGTGTGTTCGAGTCGGTCTACAACTGCCTCGACGCAATCAGCGGTGATGCCTGCAGCGCGAGTCACGACACCGCAGCAGACGCTTGCTACGGAGCGGCCTTCGGGAACGCCTGTGAGTTGCAGTTCCAAGACGCGACCTGCGCCGACTACGAGGCGGGATGCGCCGGCCTGCAGACCACCTGCGAGGCAGTCATCA
It contains:
- the rpsC gene encoding 30S ribosomal protein S3 yields the protein MGQKTHPYGFRLGVIKTWTSKWYEDKNYKQWLHEDVRIKRAVKDYLYNANVASVEIERAANKAKVIVYTARPGMVIGKGGKGIEILKSGNLDSAQKGETKFPGVQAFTENEVFIDVQEVRKMETNAQLVAENIATQLERRIAFRRAMKKALSTAMKFGAKGVRIRCAGRLGGADMGRIETYREGRVPLHTLRADVDFGLAQAKTTAGIVGVKVWIFKGEVLQRKARRIPQ
- the rpmC gene encoding 50S ribosomal protein L29; this translates as MKAKDLRERSTEDLLELKAQLKKDGFGYRMKNHTSQLDDTSLISKARKDIARIELILSERAAAGEGAAS
- the rplE gene encoding 50S ribosomal protein L5 — encoded protein: MSEQATTARLRTKYDKEVVPALMKRFEYQNIHQVPRLEKIVVNMGLGAAVGNPKVIDSAVEEVRKITGQQPVVTRAKKSIAGFKLRENMPIGVKVTLRKDRMWEFMDRLLSLALPRVRDFRGTSPRAFDGAGNYTLGLKEQIIFPEIDFDKVDSVKGMNVTFVTTANTNEEAKELLDLFGMPFRK
- the rplP gene encoding 50S ribosomal protein L16, with translation MLSPKRTKFRKQQKGRNRGTAWKGSDVSFGDFGLQAVGAAYLTARQIEAGRMAITRHVKRQGKLFIRVFPDKPVTKKPLEVRMGSGKGSVDHWVAPVKPGRVLFEISGVPEDMARIAFERAASKLPVACRFLARGVL
- the rplV gene encoding 50S ribosomal protein L22 codes for the protein MISEATARFQRISPRKARIIANLVRGRDAAEALQMLEFTPKAAAPIVKKLIASAVANARVSNPSVDADSLFISKVTVDKGPTQHMRRWRPRAMGRATRVEKGVSHIHVELDAR
- the rpsH gene encoding 30S ribosomal protein S8, with amino-acid sequence MVSDPIADMLARIRNAALAHHETTRMPLSKMKKSIAEILKREGYIADVRTEEVLGKPSIILALKYDRDRTPAFRKLRRVSRPGRRVYVGHNEIPRVMSGLGMSILSTSHGLMTDREARSRKVGGELLCEVY
- a CDS encoding type Z 30S ribosomal protein S14, whose translation is MARASQWAKLNREPKFKVRFVNRCRVCGRSKAVYRDFNLCRICFRQMALRGELPGVTKASW
- the rplX gene encoding 50S ribosomal protein L24 translates to MQRLRVGDDVIVTSGNNKGRRGRIKQLRGDRVVIEGVNLIKRHMKATPNQPGGILEVEAPIHASNVMLIDPESDKPTRVRSSEQDGKKVRVAVKSGKEIAEPVKS
- the rpsQ gene encoding 30S ribosomal protein S17 codes for the protein MNKTVVVEVTRFKMHPMYKKYVRVRKKYKAHDENNEFKTGDRVEITEHRPLSKEKRWKVTKLIERPVQE
- the rplN gene encoding 50S ribosomal protein L14 — protein: MIQALSILDVADNSGAKRVQCIKVLGGSGRRYAKVGDIIVVSIKEAMPGSKVKKGDRAKAVVVRTAREHRRPDGSYIKFDGNSAVLINAQKEPVGTRIFGPVARELRHKRFMKIISLAPEVL